In the Hordeum vulgare subsp. vulgare chromosome 7H, MorexV3_pseudomolecules_assembly, whole genome shotgun sequence genome, one interval contains:
- the LOC123408317 gene encoding transcription factor MAMYB, translating into MEFIDDDWDSQPRARVVHSRADDAANSSPRNANLASRSLPHVAACSAAAVLLLAAAYSLDSTYQVFASILFWIASSLLLAPFAPSSATGGDISVGRGSLLPDQEPSQEPTPDPTAPSRRGRRQNAAPPPPKSSDPVAPPVQPPPRRQEAMRAGTAVPDAGEREEEVGEWTDQEMELLRRQMLKHPAGEPQRWEKIAAVFGGRRTPESVIRAAKSGGATAAGGSFEQFLRKRKPLDPRAGTADADTGGNAGGGDGSWSAGEDRALLNALKEFPKDTTMRWEKVASAVPGKTKAGCMKRVTELKRDFRSSKES; encoded by the coding sequence aTGGAGTTCATCGACGACGACTGGGACTCCCAGCCGCGCGCGCGCGTCGTCCACTCTCGCGCCGATGACGCCGCCAATTCCTCTCCCCGCAATGCGAATCTCGCGTCCCGCTCTCTCCCCCACGTCGCCGCCTGCTCCGCTGCAGCCGTGCTCCTCCTCGCCGCAGCCTACTCTCTCGACTCGACCTACCAGGTCTTCGCCTCCATTCTCTTTTGGATCGCATCCTCGCTGCTCCTCGCTCCCTTCGCGCCATCGTCCGCCACCGGCGGCGACATCTCCGTCGGACGCGGCAGCCTCCTCCCCGACCAGGAACCGTCCCAGGAGCCCACCCCGGACCCCACCGCCCCCTCCCGCCGGGGTCGCCGCCAgaacgccgccccgccgcccccaaAGTCGTCAGATCCGGTCGCTCCTCCCGTCCAGCCGCCTCCACGGCGGCAGGAGGCGATGCGTGCGGGGACCGCTGTTCCTGACgccggggagagggaggaggaggttggCGAGTGGACCGACCAAGAAATGGAGCTTCTCCGGCGGCAGATGCTGAAGCACCCTGCAGGAGAGCCCCAGCGCTGGGAGAAGATCGCCGCAGTGTTCGGCGGCCGCCGCACACCGGAGAGCGTCATCCGCGCAGCAAAGTCGGGCGGCGCCACGGCGGCTGGTGGCTCGTTCGAGCAGTTCCTGCGCAAGCGAAAGCCGCTGGACCCAAGGGCCGGGACAGCTGACGCTGACACAGGTGGCAATGCTGGAGGAGGGGACGGTAGTTGGAGTGCCGGCGAGGACCGTGCTCTGCTGAACGCGCTGAAGGAGTTCCCTAAGGACACGACAATGAGGTGGGAGAAGGTGGCTTCAGCAGTGCCTGGGAAGACAAAGGCGGGGTGCATGAAGAGGGTCACCGAGCTCAAGCGTGACTTCCGGAGCAGCAAGGAGTCATAG